A region from the uncultured Draconibacterium sp. genome encodes:
- a CDS encoding FtsX-like permease family protein, whose protein sequence is MRTNIKLAWRNLWRNKRRTTIAISSVVFSVILASWMRSMQEGSYDSMIDNSVKFYTGYLQVQDTAYWNERNLENSFKVADELQNKISKITDVSLVANRLESFSLAANHLKSKPAMVMGIEPEAEDRITQLSKKIEAGDFLQSGDAEVVIGSGLAKYLNLGVGDTLVMISQGYHGISASGLFPIKGIIKHPNVEFNKRLVYLDIETARDFYSAYGLSTSLVVMTNDHYSVQHIKKAIDKILPKNNTVMTWTEMSPELEQVIQSDRGGGIIMLGILYLVIAFGMFSVVIMMVKERQREFGVTHAVGMQKRKIALLVLIETLFIGLIGCSIGLIISWFFCLYFYYNPLPLSGDMADAMAIYGMEPYMFFSMKPSLFYNQMIVVFIISSLIAVFPITNVSRLKITTAMRS, encoded by the coding sequence ATGAGAACAAACATAAAACTTGCGTGGCGTAATCTTTGGCGAAATAAGCGCCGAACCACCATTGCCATATCATCTGTTGTATTTAGTGTGATACTAGCCTCGTGGATGCGCTCGATGCAGGAAGGCTCGTACGACAGCATGATTGATAATTCGGTAAAATTTTACACCGGGTATTTACAGGTTCAGGACACGGCCTACTGGAACGAACGAAACCTGGAAAACAGCTTTAAGGTTGCCGACGAACTACAAAATAAAATCAGCAAAATTACAGATGTAAGTCTGGTAGCTAACCGTTTGGAATCTTTTTCGCTGGCTGCCAACCACCTAAAAAGCAAACCCGCCATGGTGATGGGCATTGAACCCGAAGCCGAAGACCGGATTACCCAACTTTCGAAAAAAATTGAAGCCGGCGATTTTTTGCAGTCAGGCGATGCAGAAGTAGTTATTGGCAGCGGACTGGCAAAATACCTTAATCTGGGTGTTGGCGACACTTTGGTAATGATTTCGCAGGGCTACCACGGAATCAGTGCCAGTGGTTTATTCCCCATAAAAGGCATTATAAAACACCCGAATGTTGAATTTAACAAACGCCTGGTTTACCTCGACATCGAAACGGCCCGCGACTTTTATTCGGCATACGGTTTATCCACCTCGCTTGTGGTAATGACTAATGACCACTACAGTGTGCAACATATAAAAAAGGCTATTGATAAAATCTTGCCGAAAAACAACACGGTAATGACCTGGACAGAAATGAGTCCCGAACTGGAGCAGGTAATTCAAAGCGACCGTGGAGGTGGAATTATTATGCTCGGCATTTTGTACCTGGTAATTGCTTTTGGCATGTTTAGCGTGGTAATAATGATGGTGAAAGAGCGCCAGCGCGAATTTGGTGTTACCCATGCCGTGGGTATGCAAAAACGAAAAATCGCCCTCTTAGTTCTTATTGAGACCCTGTTTATTGGATTAATAGGTTGCTCAATTGGATTAATCATCAGTTGGTTTTTTTGCTTGTATTTTTACTACAACCCATTGCCCCTATCGGGCGATATGGCCGACGCCATGGCAATTTACGGAATGGAACCCTACATGTTCTTCTCCATGAAACCTTCGTTGTTTTACAACCAGATGATTGTTGTTTTTATCATTAGCAGCCTCATCGCTGTTTTCCCGATAACAAATGTGAGCCGCTTAAAAATTACTACGGCAATGCGCAGTTAA
- a CDS encoding outer membrane lipoprotein-sorting protein yields the protein MKRLQVSILLSVLSAIVFAQDMTAIIKEADEKFRGESSRGEITMIIERPGWSRTVSMKNWTLGNDYSLIYITAPAKEKGQVFLKRNKEMWNWVPNIERMIKIPPSMMMQSWMGSDFTNDDLVKESQMAKDYSNKLLGEEEIDGYQCYKIELIPHDDAPVVWGKVIMWISKKELHWLKAEFYDEDGYLVNTEILTEVKMMDDREMPTRLEMIPADEEGHKTIMIFDKIEFNVDLKESFFSQQNMKRIR from the coding sequence ATGAAAAGACTACAGGTAAGTATACTATTAAGTGTGTTAAGTGCGATTGTTTTTGCCCAGGACATGACAGCTATAATTAAAGAAGCCGACGAGAAATTCAGAGGAGAATCGAGCCGGGGCGAAATAACCATGATTATTGAACGGCCGGGCTGGAGCCGAACAGTTTCGATGAAAAACTGGACGCTGGGCAACGACTATTCGCTGATTTACATTACTGCTCCGGCAAAAGAAAAAGGCCAGGTTTTTTTGAAACGCAACAAGGAAATGTGGAACTGGGTTCCCAATATCGAGCGTATGATAAAAATTCCGCCATCGATGATGATGCAATCGTGGATGGGCTCGGATTTTACCAACGACGACCTGGTGAAAGAATCGCAGATGGCAAAAGACTATTCCAACAAACTGCTGGGCGAGGAAGAAATTGACGGATACCAATGCTACAAAATTGAACTCATCCCCCACGACGATGCGCCTGTGGTCTGGGGAAAGGTTATCATGTGGATATCGAAAAAGGAATTACACTGGCTAAAAGCTGAATTTTACGACGAGGACGGCTACCTGGTAAATACCGAAATTTTAACCGAAGTAAAAATGATGGACGACCGCGAAATGCCAACCCGACTGGAAATGATTCCGGCCGACGAAGAGGGGCATAAAACCATTATGATTTTTGATAAAATCGAGTTTAACGTTGATTTAAAAGAAAGCTTCTTTTCGCAACAAAATATGAAGAGAATACGGTGA
- a CDS encoding 6-bladed beta-propeller: MKQKILIPFILLLVFLGSCVEKPIEKDGLPTIALNKSQDILPISSFVENLDYLELKVSEVGKELGDIENIKELNGHLVIQQRRAREISFLSFNSKGDYINTLVSNKQGKGKIKRPLDIIDYKKGYAVLADDGIYLIGKDGEFKSKIVSAQMPGSRFFYDRNQFYVINEIPGNGTYSVFAEDEKVAKIEFPEPRLRELGKSNLVAADAKNIRLASAYSDTVFAYAHSGFKSLYHIASNEFPSFASIWRNINTNDAVKTLKHIHNTPHAKIKSYLENENFIFLTYWLGSHQTTAVINKTDWQTTYFAQAVNNIDGGIWDNPNYLSADNQLYIPITAYKVIGHRISDKRHQEFETIQQRITVSGNPLIMRCRLK, translated from the coding sequence ATGAAACAGAAAATTCTTATCCCGTTTATTTTATTGCTTGTTTTTTTGGGTTCCTGTGTTGAAAAGCCAATTGAAAAAGATGGCTTACCAACTATTGCTTTAAATAAATCACAAGATATTTTACCTATTTCGAGTTTTGTGGAAAATCTTGACTACCTGGAGCTAAAAGTTAGTGAGGTTGGTAAGGAGTTGGGGGATATCGAAAATATTAAAGAGCTGAACGGACATTTGGTAATTCAGCAACGCAGAGCCCGGGAAATAAGCTTTTTAAGTTTTAATTCAAAAGGAGATTATATAAATACCCTGGTGAGCAATAAACAAGGCAAGGGGAAAATTAAACGGCCTTTAGATATTATTGATTACAAAAAAGGTTATGCAGTACTGGCCGATGATGGTATTTATTTAATCGGTAAGGATGGTGAATTTAAAAGCAAAATTGTTTCGGCCCAAATGCCCGGAAGCCGCTTTTTTTATGACCGAAACCAGTTTTATGTCATTAACGAAATACCGGGAAATGGCACATATTCAGTATTCGCAGAGGATGAAAAAGTCGCTAAAATTGAGTTTCCGGAGCCACGTTTACGCGAATTGGGAAAGTCGAATCTGGTTGCTGCAGATGCAAAAAATATTCGGCTGGCGTCGGCGTACAGCGATACGGTATTTGCTTATGCACATTCCGGTTTTAAATCGCTATACCACATTGCCAGTAACGAGTTTCCATCGTTTGCCTCAATCTGGCGAAATATTAATACTAATGACGCGGTTAAAACCTTAAAACATATTCATAATACCCCTCATGCCAAAATAAAAAGCTACCTCGAAAATGAGAATTTTATATTTCTTACCTATTGGCTGGGGTCGCACCAAACAACAGCCGTAATTAATAAAACCGATTGGCAAACCACCTATTTTGCTCAGGCCGTAAATAATATTGACGGAGGAATTTGGGATAATCCCAATTATTTATCAGCTGATAACCAGCTGTATATTCCTATAACGGCTTACAAAGTTATTGGGCACAGAATCTCTGATAAACGCCACCAAGAGTTTGAAACCATTCAGCAAAGAATAACTGTTTCCGGTAATCCGCTTATTATGCGTTGCCGGTTAAAATAA
- a CDS encoding four helix bundle protein — MEKSAIIFRENMKARLKEFVLRLIKECQQLPKSQEASIIKNQLIKSGSSVYANYRAACRARSKAEFFSKLSIVVEEADETEMWLNLLIESQISNTSETKLLHRESLEILKIMASARKNTKI, encoded by the coding sequence ATGGAAAAGTCAGCTATCATTTTTAGAGAAAATATGAAAGCACGATTAAAGGAATTTGTGCTCAGGCTAATAAAAGAATGCCAACAACTACCGAAATCGCAGGAAGCAAGTATTATCAAGAACCAATTAATCAAATCCGGGAGTTCGGTATATGCCAATTACCGCGCAGCCTGCCGGGCCCGGTCGAAAGCAGAATTTTTCAGCAAACTGAGCATTGTTGTTGAAGAAGCGGATGAAACAGAGATGTGGTTGAACCTGTTAATCGAATCTCAAATAAGCAATACATCGGAGACCAAACTCCTTCATCGCGAAAGCCTGGAAATTCTTAAAATTATGGCTTCTGCTCGTAAAAACACAAAAATATAA
- a CDS encoding EamA family transporter: MTTRQFILFAIPSLIWGSTWYAIKFQLGTVDPLLSVAYRFMLAGILLLAYCFASGRKMKFRLREHGLMLLLGLCLFGINYWFVYQAETILTSGVVAVIFSLIIFFNIFFNAILLKGKIKRDVLLAAILGVGGTALLFKNELSSFNLGTGDWTVLLLCLGGLTFASLGNIISAYKQKKGIPVLPANAFGMLYGGLAMFLLVLLLKKPLVFEATASYGISLLYLAIFGSIVAFSTYLKLLGEIGPDRSVYIALITPAIALLISTFFEGYRWDVYAVLGILLLFSGNILALRLKTKKTSS, encoded by the coding sequence GTGACAACACGTCAATTTATATTATTCGCCATTCCATCCTTAATCTGGGGCTCAACCTGGTATGCCATAAAGTTTCAGCTGGGCACAGTCGATCCCTTGCTTTCGGTAGCCTATCGGTTTATGCTGGCAGGCATTTTATTGCTCGCCTATTGTTTTGCAAGCGGAAGGAAAATGAAATTTCGTCTGCGCGAACACGGTTTGATGTTACTTTTGGGCCTCTGCCTGTTTGGTATTAATTACTGGTTTGTTTACCAGGCCGAAACTATTTTAACCAGTGGTGTGGTGGCTGTTATTTTTTCGCTTATTATCTTTTTCAATATTTTTTTTAATGCCATTTTATTGAAAGGAAAAATTAAACGCGATGTGTTGTTGGCAGCAATTTTGGGTGTTGGCGGAACTGCCCTGTTGTTTAAAAATGAACTTAGTTCGTTTAACCTGGGGACAGGCGATTGGACCGTTCTACTCTTGTGTTTGGGAGGCTTAACATTTGCCTCATTGGGCAACATTATTTCGGCTTACAAACAGAAAAAAGGAATTCCTGTTTTACCTGCCAATGCCTTTGGTATGCTATATGGTGGGCTGGCAATGTTTCTGCTAGTTCTGTTACTAAAAAAACCACTGGTTTTCGAGGCTACCGCAAGCTATGGTATCTCGCTGCTTTACCTCGCCATATTCGGCTCCATTGTTGCTTTTTCAACTTATTTAAAGCTACTTGGCGAAATTGGCCCCGATCGCTCGGTGTACATTGCCTTAATTACACCAGCCATTGCTTTGTTAATTTCAACGTTTTTCGAGGGCTACAGGTGGGATGTATACGCGGTTTTGGGAATACTTTTACTATTTTCGGGCAACATTCTGGCATTACGACTTAAAACAAAAAAGACAAGTTCATGA
- the ssb gene encoding single-stranded DNA-binding protein, with the protein MNALRNSVRLLGNLGEAPTVRTLESGKKVANFSLATNEIYRDSRGEKQTETTWHRLVAWGKNAEVAEKYLKKGSEITVEGKLANRQWEDKNGEKHYSTEIVINSMLMLDKASN; encoded by the coding sequence ATGAATGCATTAAGAAACAGCGTACGATTGTTAGGAAATTTGGGCGAAGCGCCTACAGTTAGAACTCTGGAAAGTGGAAAAAAAGTAGCAAATTTTAGTTTGGCTACCAACGAAATTTACCGCGATAGCCGGGGCGAAAAACAAACCGAAACTACCTGGCACCGTTTGGTGGCCTGGGGAAAAAATGCAGAAGTTGCAGAAAAGTACCTGAAAAAGGGTTCGGAAATTACCGTTGAAGGAAAACTGGCTAACCGCCAGTGGGAAGATAAAAACGGTGAGAAACATTACTCAACTGAAATTGTAATTAATTCAATGCTGATGTTGGATAAGGCCTCGAATTAA
- a CDS encoding CAP domain-containing protein, with product MKVLILTVLCLFNLSTTANEKSKNSKHNTAANASYLSALEKEVIYEINLFRSNPPDYAEKYIAPLAKHYERKILHYPGDKSIMTQEGVSALHECVRVLKKASSAPLLYPDTRLTKAANDHQTDQSKTGKTGHTGKDRSNLKDRIERYGKWQVRIAENIAYGNTSAQQIVVFLLIDDGVKSRGHRTNLLHPDFKSIGVACGSHPKYNTMCVMDFAGGMSNN from the coding sequence ATGAAAGTGTTGATTTTAACAGTCTTATGTCTTTTTAACCTAAGCACTACTGCCAACGAAAAAAGCAAAAACAGCAAACACAATACGGCGGCCAATGCCAGTTATTTGTCGGCATTAGAGAAAGAAGTAATCTACGAAATCAACCTGTTTCGTTCGAACCCGCCGGATTACGCCGAAAAGTATATTGCTCCCCTGGCAAAACATTACGAGCGCAAAATCTTACACTACCCCGGCGATAAATCGATTATGACGCAAGAAGGCGTAAGCGCCCTGCATGAATGTGTACGTGTATTAAAAAAAGCAAGTAGCGCTCCACTTTTGTACCCTGACACTCGTTTAACAAAAGCTGCAAACGACCACCAAACCGACCAATCAAAAACCGGAAAAACAGGTCACACCGGCAAGGATCGCTCCAACCTGAAAGACCGTATTGAACGATATGGCAAATGGCAGGTTCGGATTGCAGAAAACATTGCCTACGGAAATACATCGGCACAACAAATTGTTGTTTTTCTTTTAATTGATGATGGCGTTAAAAGCCGCGGACACCGAACCAACCTGTTACACCCCGATTTTAAAAGCATTGGGGTTGCCTGTGGATCGCACCCAAAATATAACACCATGTGCGTAATGGATTTTGCAGGCGGCATGAGCAATAACTAA
- a CDS encoding NUDIX hydrolase: protein MSSYYFEKIKRLHALAEIGLEYNTIPYDMERYQEIRNISLELLEKLTHIPVKEIVPVIEEKNGYRTPKVDVRAVVFNEHQEVLLIQEKVDNCWAMPGGWCDIAYSPAEVAEKECMEEAGLKVKAQKLLAVMDKQKQGMPPAFEYVYKIFLLCQKQNNNISTGSETCDVGWFAEENLPELSLPRNNEAQIKMMFEYFRGERSEPYFD, encoded by the coding sequence ATGTCATCCTACTATTTCGAGAAAATAAAACGACTGCATGCTTTGGCAGAAATTGGACTTGAATACAATACTATTCCTTATGATATGGAGCGCTACCAGGAAATACGCAACATTAGTCTTGAACTACTTGAAAAACTCACCCACATTCCGGTAAAAGAAATTGTACCTGTTATTGAGGAAAAAAACGGCTATCGGACACCGAAAGTTGATGTTAGGGCAGTTGTGTTTAACGAGCACCAGGAAGTTTTACTCATTCAGGAAAAAGTAGACAATTGCTGGGCCATGCCGGGCGGATGGTGCGACATTGCCTACAGTCCGGCCGAAGTTGCCGAGAAAGAATGTATGGAAGAAGCCGGATTAAAGGTAAAAGCCCAAAAACTTTTGGCTGTTATGGACAAGCAAAAACAAGGTATGCCACCGGCTTTTGAATATGTTTACAAAATATTTTTGCTTTGCCAGAAACAAAACAATAACATTTCTACCGGATCGGAAACCTGCGATGTAGGCTGGTTTGCTGAAGAAAACCTACCGGAGTTATCGTTACCACGCAACAACGAAGCTCAAATAAAAATGATGTTTGAATACTTTAGAGGAGAACGCAGCGAACCATATTTTGATTAA
- the hisG gene encoding ATP phosphoribosyltransferase, which yields MENKIKIAIQTKGRLNEDSMNLINEAGIGLSVGKRKLVSEAKNFPMDALFLRDDDIPQTVADGVADIGVVGENEMAEKDENVVIAKRLGFSKCRLSLAIPKSIDYPGVEFFNGKKIATSYPVILKKFLDENNINAEIHVITGSVEIAPGIGLADAIFDIVSSGSTLVSNRLKEVEVVMKSEAVLIANPNLSGEKQEILDELIFRIESVQRAEGKKYILLNVPNDKIEEITSLLPGMKAPTLVPLAKEGWSSMHSVIEEDDFWEVIGRLKKAGAEGILVVPIEKMIF from the coding sequence ATGGAAAACAAAATTAAGATTGCAATTCAGACAAAAGGCAGGTTGAACGAAGACTCAATGAACCTGATTAACGAAGCCGGAATAGGATTAAGCGTAGGTAAACGCAAATTGGTATCCGAAGCTAAAAACTTTCCGATGGATGCTTTGTTTTTACGCGACGATGACATTCCGCAAACTGTTGCCGACGGTGTTGCCGATATTGGCGTAGTTGGAGAAAACGAAATGGCAGAAAAAGATGAAAACGTGGTAATTGCAAAACGGTTAGGTTTCTCAAAATGCCGTTTATCACTGGCCATTCCAAAATCAATCGATTATCCGGGTGTTGAATTCTTCAACGGAAAAAAAATTGCCACCTCCTACCCTGTTATCCTGAAAAAGTTTTTGGATGAGAACAATATCAATGCCGAAATTCATGTAATTACCGGCTCGGTGGAAATAGCTCCGGGAATTGGTTTAGCCGATGCCATTTTCGATATCGTGAGTTCTGGTTCAACACTGGTGAGCAATCGTTTAAAAGAGGTTGAAGTGGTAATGAAATCGGAAGCCGTACTTATTGCAAACCCAAACCTTTCGGGCGAAAAGCAAGAAATTCTTGACGAGCTGATTTTCAGAATTGAATCGGTACAGCGTGCCGAAGGAAAAAAATACATTTTATTGAACGTTCCGAACGACAAAATTGAAGAAATTACCTCCTTGCTTCCCGGAATGAAAGCACCAACATTGGTTCCACTGGCAAAAGAAGGCTGGAGTTCCATGCATTCGGTAATCGAAGAGGATGATTTTTGGGAAGTTATCGGACGATTGAAAAAAGCCGGAGCAGAAGGTATTTTAGTTGTTCCTATTGAAAAAATGATTTTCTAA
- a CDS encoding FtsX-like permease family protein: MIISIAWRNVWRSKTRSLVMIAAIALGLFAGIFMMAFMNGMYNSRIDSATKSELSHLQVHAPHFLDNNETFLFISDGFTLAERIAALDSVQAAAPRLIAESFIMAAHGTGGAKMMGINPEQEKQVTDIWEHLVDGAYLEKTSRMPPVLVGQKLAEKLRLKVGTKINVQLVDFNGDLSSKGYRVSGIYKTVNTGFDEMHMFVHINDLRKQMAIDAGAVHEIAVLLKNNGYASRLKPTIQQTAEGLDVQTWKELSPEMSILTDSMDQYMYIFILIILIALCFGIINTMLMAVLERVKEIGMLMAIGMNKRKIFSMIIFESLMLTLTGGFLGILLGIAVSRIFEKNPINLSAFTQGLEQYGMSTEIATEFPTHSLGILVTLVVITGLISAIYPAQKALKLNPAEATRTD, encoded by the coding sequence ATGATAATATCAATAGCATGGCGTAATGTTTGGCGAAGTAAAACCCGGAGCCTGGTAATGATTGCCGCCATTGCCCTTGGGCTGTTTGCCGGAATATTTATGATGGCGTTTATGAATGGGATGTACAATTCACGTATCGATTCGGCAACAAAATCAGAATTGTCGCACTTGCAAGTGCATGCCCCGCATTTTTTAGATAATAACGAAACGTTTTTATTTATTTCCGATGGTTTTACGCTGGCCGAACGCATTGCTGCCCTCGACTCTGTTCAGGCAGCGGCTCCCCGCTTAATTGCTGAAAGTTTTATTATGGCCGCGCATGGCACCGGAGGAGCAAAAATGATGGGTATTAATCCGGAACAAGAAAAGCAGGTTACCGATATTTGGGAACACCTGGTTGATGGAGCCTACCTGGAAAAAACAAGCCGAATGCCACCGGTGTTGGTTGGCCAAAAACTTGCTGAAAAATTACGATTGAAGGTTGGGACAAAAATAAATGTGCAACTGGTTGATTTTAATGGCGATCTTTCATCAAAAGGCTACCGGGTTTCCGGAATTTACAAAACAGTAAATACCGGATTCGACGAAATGCACATGTTTGTGCACATTAACGACCTGCGAAAACAAATGGCCATTGATGCCGGGGCAGTGCACGAAATTGCCGTTTTGCTTAAAAACAATGGTTATGCCTCACGGCTTAAACCAACTATTCAGCAGACTGCAGAAGGTTTGGATGTGCAAACCTGGAAAGAACTGAGTCCGGAAATGTCGATTCTAACCGACTCAATGGACCAGTACATGTACATTTTTATTCTTATCATTTTAATTGCCCTGTGTTTTGGCATAATCAACACCATGCTTATGGCTGTTTTAGAGCGTGTAAAAGAAATTGGCATGCTAATGGCCATTGGCATGAATAAGCGTAAAATATTCAGCATGATTATTTTTGAATCGCTGATGCTAACACTTACCGGTGGTTTTTTGGGCATCTTGCTTGGTATTGCGGTCTCCCGAATTTTTGAGAAAAACCCAATCAATTTATCAGCCTTTACACAAGGGCTGGAACAGTACGGTATGTCTACAGAAATTGCAACAGAATTTCCAACTCATTCATTAGGAATTTTGGTTACACTGGTAGTTATAACAGGTTTAATTTCGGCCATTTACCCGGCACAAAAAGCCCTAAAACTAAATCCGGCCGAAGCCACACGGACTGATTAA
- a CDS encoding LytTR family DNA-binding domain-containing protein: MNNSFELLDRKKDRFLLVLVILVFSIFFINVFKPWNIGRWYSDSSIIQFFRLSSYGIISSLVLLFTQFPLRKLLRKSTFSLKSYLLWLLLEVILISLVYIFLYGNPVGNFVNDFLFSLKYTVLGIFIPYSFALLLIYYKKHSEEIRQLKNKLATPDENRLLSFMDEKGNMKFSVLHKDLLYIESTDNYVAVHFLLDKKKQRHLLRNTMKNVEQELKSNTILRCHRSFIVNTQNVEFLKKNNKKLSLQLRATDKTIPVSEKYSSLLLKVLS, translated from the coding sequence TTGAATAACAGTTTTGAATTACTCGACCGGAAAAAGGATCGTTTTCTACTCGTTCTGGTTATTCTGGTTTTCAGTATCTTTTTCATTAATGTTTTCAAACCCTGGAATATTGGCCGCTGGTATTCCGATTCGTCGATTATTCAGTTTTTCAGGCTATCGAGCTATGGTATAATTTCGTCGTTGGTGTTGCTATTTACCCAATTCCCTTTGCGTAAGTTACTCAGAAAAAGCACCTTTAGTTTAAAAAGTTATTTACTATGGCTGCTACTTGAAGTTATTTTAATAAGCCTTGTTTATATTTTTCTGTACGGAAATCCTGTTGGCAATTTTGTTAACGATTTTCTTTTTTCGTTAAAATACACCGTGCTCGGAATTTTTATTCCGTACTCTTTTGCGCTGTTGCTTATTTATTACAAAAAACACAGCGAAGAAATAAGGCAACTTAAAAACAAACTGGCAACGCCCGACGAAAATCGCCTTTTATCTTTTATGGACGAAAAAGGAAACATGAAATTTTCGGTACTTCACAAAGACCTACTTTACATTGAATCGACTGACAATTACGTTGCTGTTCATTTTTTACTCGACAAAAAGAAACAACGACATTTATTGCGAAATACAATGAAAAACGTGGAGCAAGAATTAAAATCAAATACCATACTTCGTTGTCACCGATCGTTTATAGTTAATACGCAAAATGTTGAATTCTTAAAGAAAAACAACAAAAAACTTAGTCTTCAGCTCCGGGCTACCGACAAAACCATTCCTGTTTCTGAAAAATATTCATCCCTGCTATTAAAGGTTTTATCCTGA
- a CDS encoding ABC transporter ATP-binding protein — protein MKIIEIKNLHKIYNSSSVSVHAVNGINISFEEGEFTAIVGPSGSGKTTLLNIIGGLDDATEGSVEIDGIKINELSSRKLTDFRMNNIGFVFQAYNLIPVLTAKENVEFIMHLQGSKKAERDARTSELLKAVGLGEMMDRRPSKLSGGQQQRVAVARALASKPKFVLADEPTANLDSHSTENLLDIMEQLNKEEKITFIFSTHDQRVVNKARRVITIEDGKIISDEKK, from the coding sequence ATGAAAATCATAGAAATAAAAAACCTGCACAAAATTTACAACAGCAGTTCGGTTTCGGTTCATGCTGTTAATGGCATCAACATCAGTTTTGAAGAAGGTGAATTTACGGCCATTGTTGGACCATCGGGCTCAGGAAAAACGACGCTGCTGAATATTATAGGCGGCCTCGACGATGCCACTGAAGGATCGGTTGAAATCGACGGGATTAAAATTAATGAACTTTCATCACGCAAACTAACTGACTTCAGGATGAACAATATCGGTTTCGTTTTTCAGGCCTACAACCTAATTCCTGTGCTTACTGCCAAAGAAAATGTAGAATTTATTATGCACCTGCAAGGCAGTAAAAAGGCCGAACGCGATGCCCGCACCAGCGAATTGCTAAAGGCTGTTGGGCTGGGAGAAATGATGGACCGGCGCCCCTCTAAACTTTCGGGAGGACAGCAACAACGGGTAGCCGTAGCGCGAGCTTTGGCATCGAAACCCAAATTTGTTTTGGCCGACGAACCTACAGCTAATCTCGATTCGCATTCCACCGAAAACCTGCTTGATATTATGGAGCAGCTAAATAAAGAAGAAAAAATTACGTTTATATTTTCAACACACGACCAAAGGGTGGTAAACAAAGCGCGCCGTGTAATTACCATCGAGGATGGAAAAATAATAAGCGATGAAAAAAAGTAA